One stretch of Candidatus Nezhaarchaeales archaeon DNA includes these proteins:
- a CDS encoding RimK family alpha-L-glutamate ligase produces the protein MRIGILTRNANAWAPQQLKASCIKLGVEPFFFRFNDLTARVNLQKPVTALGLNLAVDLSALIVRPIGRGSIDECVFRIDVLHKLHRLGLTIINNPSAIERSMDKYYAISLLNEHGIPVPRTIVTESPASALEAFDELGGDVVCKPMFGARGLGVTRLTDRETASRVFRALAFTRNVIYVQEFIPHGVKDIRAFVVGDGVVAAMYRVAQSWKTNVAQGAKPIPLNLTGEAMELAIKSAKLLGCEIAGVDILESKNGFYVVEINSQPGWHGLQSVTSINIADAIINYVISKVKR, from the coding sequence TTGAGGATTGGTATTTTAACCCGTAATGCTAACGCCTGGGCCCCCCAACAGCTTAAAGCATCTTGTATTAAGCTCGGGGTTGAACCATTCTTCTTCAGGTTTAACGATTTAACGGCTAGGGTGAACCTACAGAAGCCAGTAACGGCATTAGGGCTTAACCTAGCCGTAGACCTCTCCGCGTTAATAGTTAGACCTATAGGTAGAGGATCTATTGATGAATGCGTATTTAGGATCGACGTTCTACATAAACTACATAGGCTTGGCTTAACGATTATTAATAACCCCTCAGCCATAGAGCGAAGCATGGATAAGTACTACGCTATATCCCTTCTCAACGAGCATGGAATACCGGTTCCACGCACTATCGTAACTGAGAGCCCGGCCTCAGCCCTTGAAGCCTTCGATGAGCTCGGCGGCGACGTAGTATGTAAACCGATGTTCGGAGCTCGAGGTTTAGGAGTTACCAGGCTTACTGATAGGGAGACAGCTTCAAGGGTCTTCAGGGCGTTAGCCTTTACGCGTAACGTTATCTACGTACAGGAGTTCATTCCTCACGGCGTCAAGGACATTAGAGCCTTCGTAGTCGGTGATGGCGTAGTAGCAGCAATGTACCGGGTAGCTCAAAGCTGGAAGACCAACGTAGCTCAAGGAGCTAAACCCATACCCTTAAATCTAACCGGTGAAGCAATGGAATTAGCAATTAAATCGGCTAAACTATTAGGGTGTGAAATAGCGGGGGTCGATATTCTAGAAAGTAAGAACGGCTTCTACGTGGTTGAGATCAACAGTCAACCGGGATGGCATGGTTTACAATCAGTAACTTCAATAAACATAGCCGACGCAATCATAAACTACGTAATATCTAAGGTAAAGCGTTAA
- a CDS encoding SLC13 family permease: MEAPFITFIHKLVIPTLLNLLITPYLLMKMFKVKEGEAKLLLIPHEALRNRKDATLAIIGLTSSIAILIANDILELLHMPHVTKRGFIPFIVAAGIYLFSSDPRKLISNVDWGTIVFFISMFITMEGVWRSGILTPLLMALSSSKGSGIMDALTISFVSITLSQLMSNVPFVKLFTRYMEDLGYGAGDVNAWLTLAAASTIAGNLTILGAASNIIILEYLESKMKVTIGFGEFLKYGSLVTIINIAVYLPFLIA, translated from the coding sequence ATGGAGGCTCCATTCATAACCTTCATCCATAAGCTTGTCATACCGACGCTGTTGAACCTCCTCATAACGCCGTACCTCCTTATGAAGATGTTTAAGGTTAAGGAAGGTGAGGCAAAACTACTCTTAATCCCCCACGAAGCTCTACGGAATCGTAAGGATGCTACGTTAGCAATTATTGGGTTAACCTCATCCATAGCGATACTCATCGCGAACGATATACTTGAACTTCTACATATGCCGCACGTGACTAAGAGGGGGTTCATACCGTTTATCGTGGCGGCTGGGATTTACCTTTTTTCGAGTGACCCGAGGAAACTTATATCGAACGTTGATTGGGGTACAATAGTTTTCTTCATCTCCATGTTTATAACTATGGAAGGTGTATGGAGAAGCGGGATCTTAACACCATTACTTATGGCGTTATCAAGCTCCAAAGGTAGTGGGATTATGGATGCCCTTACCATATCGTTCGTATCGATAACGCTAAGCCAATTGATGAGTAACGTCCCCTTCGTTAAGCTCTTTACGAGGTATATGGAGGACTTAGGCTATGGAGCTGGAGACGTTAATGCATGGCTTACTCTAGCCGCAGCGTCGACGATCGCCGGTAACCTAACCATCCTAGGTGCAGCATCAAACATAATCATACTCGAGTACTTAGAATCAAAAATGAAGGTGACGATAGGGTTCGGTGAATTCCTAAAGTACGGCTCCTTGGTGACGATTATAAATATTGCCGTATATTTACCGTTCCTCATTGCTTAA
- the mch gene encoding methenyltetrahydromethanopterin cyclohydrolase translates to MPGISVNRLAMRVVNELLNHPEEYRVKVEKLPCGATVIDTGLEAAGGYLAGLKLTEVCLGGLAQCWLTYKSYGDLEMPSIVVATDHPAISLLGCQLAGWMVKVGDFFAPSSGPARALALKPKKVLEKVGYKDEYNEAVIVMETTRKPTDEVAQRVATDCKVDPKNLYILLTTTASMAGSVQVSGRVAETGLYRLEFLGLDPKNVVFASGCAPIMPPHPDVGVSTAKQEDALLYGGVASYLIDEEEALLKEMLSKAPATAWADYGKLSYEALKAVNFDWSKLDNSFFTIGKITVTCKTTGKSFTNGKINQEALRRSLEL, encoded by the coding sequence ATGCCGGGGATAAGCGTTAATAGGTTAGCCATGAGGGTTGTAAACGAACTCTTAAACCACCCTGAAGAGTATAGGGTGAAGGTTGAGAAGCTACCCTGCGGAGCAACAGTTATAGATACGGGCCTAGAAGCAGCTGGCGGCTACCTAGCGGGGTTAAAGCTAACAGAAGTCTGTCTAGGAGGATTAGCTCAATGCTGGTTAACGTATAAGTCCTACGGAGACCTCGAAATGCCGAGCATCGTGGTTGCAACAGATCATCCAGCAATCTCGCTATTAGGCTGTCAATTAGCCGGTTGGATGGTGAAGGTAGGGGACTTCTTCGCTCCCTCTTCAGGGCCTGCTAGAGCCTTAGCGCTTAAGCCGAAGAAGGTTCTTGAGAAGGTCGGCTACAAAGATGAGTATAACGAAGCAGTAATAGTGATGGAAACCACGAGGAAACCTACCGATGAAGTAGCTCAACGAGTAGCTACGGACTGTAAGGTAGACCCTAAAAACCTTTACATACTTTTAACCACCACGGCATCCATGGCCGGCTCGGTCCAAGTATCAGGGAGAGTAGCTGAAACAGGCCTCTACAGGTTAGAGTTCCTAGGGCTTGACCCGAAGAATGTTGTTTTCGCTAGTGGTTGCGCGCCCATAATGCCGCCCCACCCCGATGTAGGTGTTTCAACAGCTAAGCAGGAGGATGCCTTACTCTACGGAGGAGTAGCAAGCTACCTAATAGATGAGGAGGAAGCACTATTGAAGGAAATGCTTAGTAAAGCCCCCGCTACCGCCTGGGCTGATTACGGTAAACTATCATACGAAGCTTTAAAAGCGGTTAACTTCGACTGGTCGAAGCTAGATAACTCCTTCTTCACCATCGGGAAGATAACCGTCACCTGTAAAACCACCGGCAAAAGCTTCACCAATGGTAAGATTAATCAGGAGGCCTTAAGGAGATCCCTAGAGCTCTAA
- a CDS encoding SLC13 family permease, translating into MALVIKSRVPRIPAWSVMSFTAFTTVVFNIVSFDDLGTVIDMEVIIFLIGMFSMVGLAESSGLLNAIAAWFVSKFKRRKSLIFGSSVLFGLLAAIAVNDTIALMGPPIIYTISKAARVRPKMMFLLLAFSITIGSAMTPIGNPKTF; encoded by the coding sequence ATGGCATTGGTTATTAAGAGTCGAGTGCCACGTATCCCGGCATGGAGCGTGATGTCGTTCACGGCGTTTACTACGGTCGTTTTTAACATCGTTAGCTTTGACGATCTTGGAACCGTTATAGATATGGAGGTAATAATATTCCTAATCGGTATGTTCAGTATGGTTGGACTTGCTGAATCCTCCGGGTTACTTAACGCTATCGCGGCGTGGTTTGTAAGCAAATTTAAGCGTAGAAAATCTTTAATCTTCGGGTCATCAGTGCTGTTTGGCTTGCTGGCGGCTATAGCCGTTAATGATACCATAGCGTTAATGGGCCCGCCGATAATCTACACGATCTCCAAAGCGGCTAGAGTAAGGCCTAAAATGATGTTCCTCCTACTAGCTTTCTCAATAACTATAGGCTCAGCCATGACCCCCATAGGGAACCCCAAAACGTTTTAA